Within Chthonomonadales bacterium, the genomic segment GCCGGCCGCGGGGGCGCGCCCGGGGGAGCGGTGGGTCACCGCGCCCCTCGTGGGGGTGTTTCATCCGGCAGAGCCGCCCGTGCTGATCGGCGTGCGCGTGCGTGAGGGGCAGGTGGTCGGACTCATCGAGTCGATGCGCATCATGAGCGACGTGCGCGCGCCCGAGCCGGGTGTGATCATCGAGGCGCTCGTGGAGGACGGCATGCCGGTGGAGTTCGGGCAGCCGCTCTTCGCTCTGCACCCCTCGGACTGACGACGCCGGGACGCGCCGCCCCGGAGGAGAGCCATGATGAGAGCGGACCGCGACCGGTGGCGGGGCCTCGGGCTCATCGAGGTGCTGGTGGTCGCCGTGCTGCTGATCGCCCTGGCGGCGTTCCTGCTGCCGCGCTACCTGGGAGGGCGTGCCGGCGGCAAGGTGGTGCGCGCCCCGATCACCGTGGCGCGCGACGCCGTGTGCCGTACCGACCTCAACAGCGTGAGGCAGAGCATCCAGGCGGCCGCCGCGGGCGACCCGGACGGTCGCCCCGTGGGCAGCCTCGAGGAGTTGCGGGAGTTGACGCCGGACCTCAAGCGCTGTCCCGTGGGCGGGGAGCCCTACGTCTACGACCCGCGCACCGGGCAGGTGCGCTGCCCGCACCCGGGGCACGAGAGCTACTGAGCGCACGCCACAACCGCATGTTCAAGAAGATCCTGATCGCCAACCGCGGCGAGATCGCCGTTCGCATCCTGCGCGCCTGCCAGGAAATGCGCATACGCACCGTCGCCGTGCACTCCACGGCCGACTCCGGCTCGCTGCATGTTCGCCTCGCCGACGAGGCCGTCTGCATCGGCCCGCCGCCGAACAAGGACAGCTACCTCCACGCGCCCAACATCATCGCTGCCGCCAACATCACCGGCGCCGAGGCGATCCACCCCGGGTACGGCTACCTGAGCGAGCAGGCGAGCTTCGCCGAGGCCTGCGAGGCGTGCCACCTGGCGTTCATCGGGCCCACCTCCACCGCCATCGAGCAGATGGGCCACAAGGCGCGGGCGCGGGCGCTGGCGCGCTCGGCGCGTGTCCCCGTGATCCCGGGCTCCGATGGCACGGTGGCCAACGAGACAGAAGCCGCGCGCGTGGCCGCCCGGATCGGCCTGCCGGTCTACATCAAGGCGGTGGCCGGCGGCGGAGGCACGGGCATCCGGCGCGTGGACGACGCTGACGAGTTGCCGCGCGCTCTCCAGATGGCCCGCTCGGAGGCGGAGTCGGCCTTCGGGAACCCGGAGGTCTACGTCGAGAAGCTGATCGAGGAGCCGCGGCACATCGAGGCGCAGGTGCTCGCCGACGCGCATGGCCACGCCGTCCACCTGGGCCTGCGCGAGTGTTCCGTGCAGAACCCCCGGCACAAGAAGCTCGTGGAGGAGGCTCCCGCCAGCGAGATCCCCGCTGGACTGGCCTCGCGCATCGCCGAGGCCGCCGTGCGCCTCGCCCGCGCGGTGAGCTACCGCAACGCCGGCACCGTCGAGTTCCTCGTGGACCGCCGCGACCAGTTCTACTTCCTGGAGATGAACACGCGGCTTCAGGTGGAGCATCCCGTCACGGAGTGCATCACCGGCATCGACGTGGTGCAGGAGCAGATCCGCATCGCCGCCGGCGAGCCGCTCGCGGTGGGCCAGAAGGAGATCCGGTTCCTCGGCCACGCGATCGAGTGCCGCCTGACCGCGGAGGACCCGCGGCGCCGGTACGCGCCCTCGGCCGGCCGCGTCGAGGCGATGCGGTTCCCTGGTGGCCCCGGCGTGCGTGTCGACAGCCATGTCTTCCCGGGCTACGACGTGCCACCCTACTACGACCCGATGCTCGCCAAGCTCGTGGTCTGGGCGCCCACTCGCGCGCAGGCCATCGCTCGCATGGCGCGCTGCCTGGGCGAGACCGAGATCACCGGCCTCGCTACGAACCTGGAGCTCCACGTTCGCATCATGGCGAACCCGTTCTACCGGCGCGGCGATGTCTCGACCGACTTCCTGGCCCGCCACATCCTGAACAATGGCGACTGATCTGGGCGCGCGTTCGCGCTGCCGCCGCGGGGCACGCCGCGCGAGCCGGGGGGGCGGCGCTCAGCCCGTCAGGCGCTGCACGCGGCGGCGCCGCGCGGACGGCGGCGCCGCGAACGCCACGGCATGCCCAACCCCCATCTCGCAGCCGCGCACCCGCGCCAGCGACCGGTAGTAGTCGATGTAGGCGAAGCGCGACACACCGCCGCGGAACAGCTCATAGCGCTCGGCCACGTGCTGCCAGAGTGCCATGTCCTCCTCCGTCACCTCCAAGAAGGTCTCCGCCACGAACCCCTCCTGGTCCTCCCAGTTCTCGGCGTAGAGGAGGCGATAGACACCGTGGGCGGGGTCCGATCGCTGGAAGCCGGCGATCGCCGCATAGAACATGGCGTGCGGCACGTTGTCGGCGCAGGCGGTGTGATCCTTGTGCATACTGCCGCGCCAGTGGGTCAGCACGGCCCGCGGGCGGCAGACACGGATGACGTCGGCGATGCGCAGTTGGGCCTCCTGGGTGCAGGGGAGCTCGCCGTCCGCGTAGTCCAGCGCGAACATGCGCGCGCCGAGCGCCGCGGCGGCCTCCTCGGCCTCCGCGCGCTTCTGGCGCGCGTAGGCATCGGGCGCCAGCCTCGGGTGGCCCTTCTCGCCCGGCGTCAGGTGCAGCATCGCGATGCCTCCGCCCTGGCGCGCGTGGGCGGCCAGCGCCATGCCGCAAGCGATCTCGCAGTCGCCCATGTGCGCGCCGATGGCCAGGATCTCCACTCCCTCGCTCATGTTCCCAGCTCCTTTCGCATCACGGCGAACCTCCTCGTCTCCCGGAACCCCGCCGCCGCATAGAGCCGCTCGGCGGTGCGGTCGTCCGACCACAGGAACCAGGCCGCGTGCAGGCCCTCTGCCCGCATCGCCTCCAGGGTCTTGTACATGAGCACCTGCCCGAGGCCTCGGCCCCGGTGCGCGGCGGCAACACCGATCGGGCCGAAGCGCTCGCCATCATGGTGGCTGAAGCCCAGAACCTCGCCGCCCGCCCCGGCTGCGGTCCAGAGGCGCGCCGCGCGGTCGCCGGTCTCCGCGCTGGCTGCGGCTTCGCGCGCCAGGCGCTGCCAGTCGCCGGGGAACTCGCGCGCCAGGAAGGCGAGCAGGGCCGGTAGTTGCTCGGCGGAGCAGGGGGCCGCCCGCACGCCCTCCGCGGCGAGCATGGCCTCTCGCTCGTGGACCCAGGCCGGGCGGCTGAGGCCGGGAAGGGCGCAGTCCATCGCCACCGGGCGGTACACCTCGGAATAGCCGCGGGCGGCCAGGAAGCGCAGCGCCTCCGGGTAGGCCCGCACATCGACTCCCGGTGTCCAGTAGCCCGGAGCGTAGGGCGACACGAGCGCGACCCGCCTGCCGCGTGCCTCCAGGTAGGCCTCCGCGTCGGCGAGCAGCGCCGAGCCCACGCCGCGCCCGCGGGCCTCCGGCGCCACGGCCAGCAGCGTGACGTACCCGCGATCGGGGTCGGGGGGCGCGTCCTCCAGCGGCACGCGCCGGGCGATGGCGAGGGCGAAGCCGGCGACCGCTCCGCCGATCCGCGCCACCGGCGCGCCGGCGGCGTCGAAGTTGGGGTCCAGGAGCACCTTGCGCACAAAGGCCGCGCGCGTCACCGGGTCCGCCGTGAGCGCGTTCGCCAGGAGCGAGACGACGGCGCCCAGGTCTCCCCCAACGTACGGCGCGATCCGGGTGGCGCTCACCGCGCGGCCTGGCCGGCCGCCCGACCGGCGGACGCGCGCACGAACGCCCGGAAGAGCGACAGGCAGCGCGGGCAGGCCTGAACCATGTCCTCGGGATGGAACTGCACGGCGAGCACGAACGCGGCGTCCGGCGCCTCCACGCCCTCGATGATGCCGTCCTCGGCGCGGGCGCTCACCGCCAACCCGGCCGCGACGCGACGCAGCGCCTGGTGGTGGAAGGTGTTGACGCGCCAGGAGCCCGCCCCGACGATCGCCGCGAGGCGCGAGCCGGCCTCCACGTCGATGACATGGGTGGCCTCCGCGCGCGGCGCCTCCTGTCGGTGGGCGAGGGCGCCCGGCACCTGCGCGGGGATGTCCTGCCAGAGCGTGCCCCCGAGCGCCACGTTCAGCGTCTGGATGCCCCGGCAGATGGCGAGCGTGGGCAGGTCGCGCCGGAGCGCCTCGGCGATGAGCGGGATCTCGACGCCGTCGCGCGCCGGGTCCTCCTCGACGGTGCCGTTGAGCGTCGTCTCGCCGTAGCGGGCCGGCGCCACGTCGCGCCCGCCGGAGAGCAGCAGCCCGTCCAGCCGAGCCGCTGCCTCCCGGGCCGCGACCTCCCCGACGTTGGTGATGGCGACCGGAAGGCCGCCGGCCAATCGTACGGCGCGGCCGTAGCTGCGGTTCAGCCGATCGCCCTCCGGGCCGCTCGCCACGGTGCCGGTGGTGATGCCGATGAGCGGTGGATGCATGGTGTGTGCCTAGCCCAGCCGAAACATGACCCCGAGGACGTAG encodes:
- a CDS encoding acetyl-CoA carboxylase biotin carboxyl carrier protein (composes the biotin carboxyl carrier protein subunit of the acetyl-CoA carboxylase complex, the enzyme that catalyzes the carboxylation of acetyl-CoA to malonyl-CoA, which in turn controls the rate of fatty acid metabolism) — translated: MSDLEKLVDLVAGAAVVEVTVRSGDLRITIRKPGGAPGGAPPTRPGEVRAPAALPAVTAAAAPAAGARPGERWVTAPLVGVFHPAEPPVLIGVRVREGQVVGLIESMRIMSDVRAPEPGVIIEALVEDGMPVEFGQPLFALHPSD
- the accC gene encoding acetyl-CoA carboxylase biotin carboxylase subunit, with translation MFKKILIANRGEIAVRILRACQEMRIRTVAVHSTADSGSLHVRLADEAVCIGPPPNKDSYLHAPNIIAAANITGAEAIHPGYGYLSEQASFAEACEACHLAFIGPTSTAIEQMGHKARARALARSARVPVIPGSDGTVANETEAARVAARIGLPVYIKAVAGGGGTGIRRVDDADELPRALQMARSEAESAFGNPEVYVEKLIEEPRHIEAQVLADAHGHAVHLGLRECSVQNPRHKKLVEEAPASEIPAGLASRIAEAAVRLARAVSYRNAGTVEFLVDRRDQFYFLEMNTRLQVEHPVTECITGIDVVQEQIRIAAGEPLAVGQKEIRFLGHAIECRLTAEDPRRRYAPSAGRVEAMRFPGGPGVRVDSHVFPGYDVPPYYDPMLAKLVVWAPTRAQAIARMARCLGETEITGLATNLELHVRIMANPFYRRGDVSTDFLARHILNNGD
- a CDS encoding PIG-L family deacetylase produces the protein MSEGVEILAIGAHMGDCEIACGMALAAHARQGGGIAMLHLTPGEKGHPRLAPDAYARQKRAEAEEAAAALGARMFALDYADGELPCTQEAQLRIADVIRVCRPRAVLTHWRGSMHKDHTACADNVPHAMFYAAIAGFQRSDPAHGVYRLLYAENWEDQEGFVAETFLEVTEEDMALWQHVAERYELFRGGVSRFAYIDYYRSLARVRGCEMGVGHAVAFAAPPSARRRRVQRLTG
- a CDS encoding GNAT family N-acetyltransferase, which produces MSATRIAPYVGGDLGAVVSLLANALTADPVTRAAFVRKVLLDPNFDAAGAPVARIGGAVAGFALAIARRVPLEDAPPDPDRGYVTLLAVAPEARGRGVGSALLADAEAYLEARGRRVALVSPYAPGYWTPGVDVRAYPEALRFLAARGYSEVYRPVAMDCALPGLSRPAWVHEREAMLAAEGVRAAPCSAEQLPALLAFLAREFPGDWQRLAREAAASAETGDRAARLWTAAGAGGEVLGFSHHDGERFGPIGVAAAHRGRGLGQVLMYKTLEAMRAEGLHAAWFLWSDDRTAERLYAAAGFRETRRFAVMRKELGT
- a CDS encoding gamma-glutamyl-gamma-aminobutyrate hydrolase family protein, yielding MHPPLIGITTGTVASGPEGDRLNRSYGRAVRLAGGLPVAITNVGEVAAREAAARLDGLLLSGGRDVAPARYGETTLNGTVEEDPARDGVEIPLIAEALRRDLPTLAICRGIQTLNVALGGTLWQDIPAQVPGALAHRQEAPRAEATHVIDVEAGSRLAAIVGAGSWRVNTFHHQALRRVAAGLAVSARAEDGIIEGVEAPDAAFVLAVQFHPEDMVQACPRCLSLFRAFVRASAGRAAGQAAR